A genomic window from Cloacibacillus evryensis DSM 19522 includes:
- a CDS encoding alpha/beta hydrolase, protein MMKRKSVLLLTTAIIVTIFAAAAAAAPLKSRPLMIEEQGSFAAGGSIVSSPGKFDPYKWNGDGQTLHGDHASVFYQIPVKARKLPLVFLHGAGQSGRTWETTPDGREGFQDIFLRRGFGIYLLDQPRRGSAGRSTVPMEVKAIPDEQLLFGIFRLGTWPNFYPNVQFSRNPRALEQFFRQATPNTGPYDAGVVSDAVSAVFDRIGEGVLVTHSQGGGPGWYSVMKNNKIRAVAAYEPGSDFIFPQGEEPAPMPSSAGTLKAVGVPLADFMKLTKIPIIVYYGDNIPGEPTDNPGQDNWRVRLAMARLWAKAVNEKGGDVTLVHLPEIGIRGNTHFPFSDLNNIEIADLLSKFLKEKGLDK, encoded by the coding sequence ATGATGAAAAGGAAAAGCGTATTGTTGTTGACCACGGCGATCATTGTGACCATCTTTGCGGCAGCGGCCGCCGCCGCGCCGTTAAAGAGCCGCCCTTTAATGATAGAAGAACAGGGGAGTTTCGCGGCTGGAGGTAGCATTGTGAGTTCTCCCGGCAAGTTTGACCCCTATAAGTGGAATGGGGATGGGCAGACGCTGCATGGGGATCATGCGAGTGTCTTCTACCAGATACCCGTCAAGGCCCGTAAGCTGCCGCTTGTATTCCTGCACGGAGCTGGGCAGTCTGGCAGGACTTGGGAGACGACGCCCGACGGGCGCGAAGGCTTTCAGGATATTTTCCTGCGGCGTGGCTTCGGAATCTATCTTCTCGACCAGCCGCGGCGCGGCAGCGCCGGGCGCAGCACCGTCCCGATGGAAGTCAAGGCCATTCCCGACGAGCAGCTGCTGTTCGGTATATTCCGTCTTGGGACCTGGCCGAATTTCTATCCAAATGTGCAGTTTTCACGCAACCCGCGTGCGCTTGAACAATTTTTCCGTCAGGCGACGCCTAATACCGGACCGTACGATGCCGGAGTGGTTTCCGACGCGGTGTCGGCGGTTTTCGATCGCATCGGAGAAGGGGTGCTCGTTACCCATTCACAGGGCGGCGGCCCGGGTTGGTATTCGGTGATGAAAAACAATAAGATACGCGCCGTCGCCGCTTATGAACCGGGCAGCGATTTTATCTTTCCGCAGGGAGAGGAGCCGGCTCCGATGCCCAGCTCTGCGGGAACGCTCAAAGCGGTCGGCGTACCGCTCGCAGACTTTATGAAGCTTACTAAAATACCGATAATCGTTTATTATGGAGATAACATTCCGGGAGAACCTACAGATAATCCCGGGCAAGACAACTGGCGTGTGCGTTTGGCGATGGCACGCCTTTGGGCGAAAGCAGTCAATGAAAAGGGCGGCGACGTGACGCTTGTCCATCTGCCGGAGATCGGCATTCGCGGCAACACGCACTTTCCCTTTTCGGATCTCAATAACATTGAGATAGCCGATCTCCTCTCCAAGTTCCTCAAGGAGAAGGGGCTGGATAAATAG
- a CDS encoding flavodoxin family protein, protein MKVLLVNGSPHEKGCTYTALGETAKTLNEEGIATEVFWIGTKPLSGCVGCKACVKLGRCVFNDCVNDFIARAAEADGFIFGTPVHYAAAGGAMTAFMDRAFYSAFLGGGNRAFYLKPAAAVLSARRAGTTSAFDQINKYFALHEMPIVSSRYWNMVFGAKPEDVLRDEEGLYTMRVLARNMAFLLKCKKAGLAGGVEPPRREEPRFTNFIR, encoded by the coding sequence ATGAAAGTTTTGCTGGTGAACGGCAGTCCGCATGAAAAGGGCTGCACATATACGGCTCTCGGAGAGACGGCGAAAACGCTGAACGAAGAGGGGATAGCGACGGAGGTCTTTTGGATCGGCACAAAGCCGCTGTCGGGGTGCGTCGGCTGCAAGGCCTGTGTAAAGCTGGGCCGCTGCGTATTCAACGACTGCGTGAATGATTTTATCGCCCGCGCGGCGGAGGCCGACGGATTTATCTTTGGCACGCCGGTGCATTACGCCGCGGCGGGAGGGGCGATGACCGCCTTTATGGACCGTGCGTTTTATTCCGCGTTCCTCGGCGGCGGCAACCGCGCGTTTTATCTGAAGCCGGCGGCGGCCGTGCTGTCCGCGAGAAGGGCCGGAACGACCTCGGCTTTCGATCAGATCAACAAATATTTCGCTCTTCACGAGATGCCGATCGTTTCATCGCGATACTGGAATATGGTCTTCGGCGCGAAGCCCGAGGACGTATTGCGGGACGAAGAGGGGCTGTATACGATGCGCGTGCTGGCGCGGAACATGGCGTTCCTCCTGAAATGCAAGAAAGCAGGGCTCGCGGGCGGTGTGGAGCCGCCCAGGCGGGAGGAGCCGCGCTTCACGAACTTCATCCGCTGA
- a CDS encoding GNAT family N-acetyltransferase gives MSIDIRKLTAQDLDQYNGLLRYAFQVTEKTLLESGWEDEDIKQSKFPVLERASVWGCFDGDELVSQFAVYPLEMNIHSVVYQVAFITSVSTYPEYSGLGLMSQLMKKGLSEMRDNRQSISLLYPYSIPLYRKKGWEIISDKMSYSIRDVQLPKNIEAAGYVRRVSWEDPDFMDLHTQFAKQTHGCLFRNNLAWDEYWKWDEDDTTVAVYYRDDDLPRGYMVYLIKDDIMYIKEMIYLDMESRKGLWKYIGAHESMVGEVRGYNYFSEPIAFSFEDSEIKETIRPYIMGRLVDTRMFLEKYRFRGEANGGVTLRISDPFLEWNDQSLTLDIAGGRCEVTKTASRHTAAMSIGTLTTLLLGYKRASELAALERIDADRETIKFLDNAVIHKKPYISDYI, from the coding sequence ATGAGTATCGACATCAGAAAATTAACGGCACAGGATCTTGACCAATACAACGGCCTGCTGCGCTACGCCTTTCAGGTCACGGAAAAGACGCTGCTGGAGAGCGGCTGGGAGGATGAGGACATCAAACAGTCAAAGTTCCCCGTGTTGGAGCGCGCCAGCGTCTGGGGCTGTTTTGACGGGGACGAACTCGTCTCACAGTTCGCCGTCTACCCGCTGGAGATGAACATTCACTCCGTCGTCTATCAGGTAGCTTTCATCACAAGCGTATCCACCTACCCCGAATACTCGGGGCTGGGGCTGATGTCCCAATTGATGAAGAAGGGGCTCAGCGAGATGCGCGACAACAGGCAGTCGATCTCCCTGCTCTATCCGTATTCCATCCCTCTCTACCGCAAAAAGGGCTGGGAGATCATCTCGGACAAGATGTCATACAGCATTCGTGACGTGCAGCTGCCCAAAAACATCGAGGCGGCGGGATACGTCCGGCGTGTCTCTTGGGAGGACCCCGACTTCATGGATCTGCACACGCAGTTCGCAAAGCAGACGCATGGCTGCCTCTTCCGCAACAACCTCGCCTGGGACGAATACTGGAAATGGGACGAGGACGACACCACCGTCGCCGTCTATTACCGGGACGACGACCTGCCGCGCGGTTACATGGTCTATCTCATCAAAGACGATATCATGTATATCAAGGAGATGATCTATCTCGATATGGAATCGCGCAAGGGGCTGTGGAAATACATCGGCGCGCATGAGTCGATGGTGGGCGAGGTGCGCGGCTACAACTATTTCAGCGAACCGATCGCCTTCAGCTTCGAAGACAGCGAGATCAAGGAGACGATCCGTCCCTACATCATGGGACGCCTCGTCGATACAAGGATGTTCCTGGAGAAATACCGCTTCCGCGGCGAAGCAAACGGCGGCGTCACGCTCCGCATATCCGATCCCTTCCTGGAATGGAACGACCAGAGCCTTACCCTCGACATCGCCGGCGGCAGGTGCGAAGTGACAAAAACGGCCAGCCGCCACACCGCCGCAATGTCCATCGGCACGCTGACGACGCTGCTGCTGGGATACAAGCGGGCCTCGGAGCTTGCCGCGCTGGAGAGGATCGACGCCGACAGAGAAACGATAAAATTTCTCGATAACGCGGTCATCCATAAAAAGCCGTATATCTCCGATTATATTTAA
- a CDS encoding YitT family protein yields MGKNILLDLIRKNMEGLSPGKIVIIMIGTAISSFGVYNIHQLGVVTEGGVLGMILLANHWLGISPSIVTPVLDIACYSLAFKYLGGAFIRLSAVATLSLASFFRLWEQFPRVLPDMTGTPLLAALCGGVFVGLGVGLIVRQGGSGGGDDALALTIARVTKWKIARAYLVTDIIVLALSLSYIPLSRIAFSLVTVTVSSLLIGFIQEAKIFRPVKR; encoded by the coding sequence ATGGGAAAAAATATATTACTCGATCTAATACGGAAAAATATGGAGGGACTTTCCCCCGGGAAAATAGTTATAATCATGATAGGTACGGCGATCAGTTCGTTCGGTGTCTACAACATCCATCAACTGGGCGTAGTGACGGAGGGCGGCGTGCTTGGTATGATTTTGCTGGCGAATCACTGGCTGGGGATCTCTCCCTCAATAGTTACGCCGGTGCTCGACATCGCCTGTTATTCGCTGGCTTTCAAATACCTTGGCGGCGCTTTCATCCGGCTCTCCGCGGTGGCGACGCTGAGCCTCGCGAGTTTTTTCAGGCTATGGGAGCAGTTTCCGCGCGTACTGCCCGATATGACCGGCACGCCGCTGCTCGCCGCCCTCTGCGGCGGGGTATTTGTCGGGCTGGGCGTGGGCCTGATCGTGAGACAGGGCGGTTCCGGCGGCGGAGACGACGCGCTGGCGCTGACGATAGCCCGCGTCACCAAATGGAAGATCGCCAGGGCCTACCTTGTGACGGATATCATCGTGCTGGCCCTGTCGCTGAGCTACATCCCGCTCAGCCGCATCGCCTTTTCGCTGGTGACGGTCACCGTTTCATCCCTGCTGATCGGATTTATCCAGGAGGCAAAGATTTTCCGCCCGGTAAAGAGGTAA
- a CDS encoding MerR family transcriptional regulator → MKNYYKINEISKLYGIGVDSLRYYERLGILRPRRDVNGYRLYSLKEMYKLNIIRDLRRLDFSMAQIKEYLADQSVANTLELLRREQALLAERLRELLTREELIKERIAVLDNARNIRTGVFTVKDLPDRFCVRLSEHIARDEEMDFAVKKLHRQHEEKIRDFGNQIIGAFPSMENLRNGISNVYEAVFFILERRSPDYDFILPAGEYLSYFYGGGYGQNAKRMEELLAYAKEEGLRLSGEPFEMYEIDNRDTVREEEFLTEIQVRVAAPRQ, encoded by the coding sequence GTGAAAAATTATTATAAAATCAACGAGATATCCAAACTTTACGGTATCGGCGTCGATTCCCTCCGATACTATGAACGGCTGGGAATCCTGCGCCCGCGGCGGGACGTAAACGGCTACCGGCTATACAGCCTGAAGGAGATGTACAAACTGAACATCATCCGCGATCTGCGGCGGCTTGATTTTTCCATGGCACAGATAAAGGAGTACCTGGCGGACCAGAGCGTCGCCAATACTTTGGAGCTGCTGCGCCGCGAACAGGCGCTGCTTGCGGAACGGCTGCGGGAGCTGCTGACGCGCGAAGAGCTGATCAAAGAGAGGATCGCCGTCCTCGATAACGCGCGGAATATCCGGACGGGAGTTTTTACCGTTAAGGACCTGCCGGACAGGTTTTGTGTGCGGCTCAGCGAACATATCGCGCGGGACGAAGAGATGGATTTCGCCGTCAAAAAACTTCACCGGCAGCATGAAGAGAAGATCAGGGACTTCGGCAATCAGATTATCGGAGCCTTCCCATCTATGGAGAATTTGAGGAACGGCATTTCCAATGTCTATGAAGCAGTGTTTTTTATTCTGGAACGGCGGTCGCCCGACTATGATTTCATCCTGCCGGCGGGAGAATATCTCTCTTATTTCTACGGCGGCGGCTATGGGCAGAACGCGAAAAGGATGGAGGAGCTGCTCGCCTATGCAAAAGAGGAGGGGCTGCGCCTGTCCGGCGAGCCCTTTGAGATGTACGAGATAGACAACCGCGACACCGTAAGAGAGGAGGAATTCCTCACGGAGATACAGGTGCGGGTGGCGGCCCCGCGACAGTGA
- the tatC gene encoding twin-arginine translocase subunit TatC, translating into MTNDHEETLAPHLEALRDALLRCAAATAVLYPVGYLASPYLINALVRWCFPESAGTLHYFAPMEVLWVRLRLALIAALLAAYPWNILQLWRFLLPALYKRERKALGCCIVSSSLLFFCGAAFSIGLILPLMMNFSGGFATAELRPSIGLANFLNLAGWLTLAFGVMFQSPIIVLLAVRFGVISCGSLRRKRPYIATAILIAAAILTPPDIVSQLMLAIPTWLLFELGLIIAGRIEARESVPSA; encoded by the coding sequence ATGACGAACGATCACGAAGAGACCCTCGCCCCCCATCTCGAGGCGCTGAGGGACGCGCTGCTGCGGTGCGCGGCGGCGACGGCCGTCCTCTATCCCGTCGGATATCTGGCGTCGCCGTACCTCATCAACGCGCTGGTACGGTGGTGTTTTCCGGAATCGGCCGGCACGCTGCATTACTTCGCGCCGATGGAGGTGCTCTGGGTCCGGCTGCGGCTGGCGCTGATCGCCGCGCTGCTGGCCGCCTATCCGTGGAACATCCTGCAATTATGGCGTTTCCTGCTGCCGGCGCTTTATAAAAGGGAGCGCAAGGCCCTCGGCTGCTGCATCGTTTCATCATCTTTACTCTTTTTCTGCGGCGCGGCCTTCAGCATCGGCCTCATACTGCCGCTGATGATGAACTTTTCCGGCGGCTTCGCCACGGCGGAGCTCCGGCCGAGCATCGGGCTCGCAAACTTTTTAAATCTGGCCGGATGGCTGACGCTGGCCTTCGGCGTCATGTTTCAGTCCCCGATCATCGTCCTGCTGGCGGTCCGCTTCGGCGTGATATCCTGCGGGAGCCTGCGCCGCAAGCGGCCCTACATCGCCACGGCGATCCTGATCGCCGCCGCCATCCTCACCCCTCCCGACATCGTCAGCCAGCTCATGCTCGCCATACCGACCTGGCTGCTCTTCGAGCTCGGGCTGATAATAGCGGGACGCATAGAGGCAAGGGAGAGCGTGCCTTCCGCTTAG
- the tatA gene encoding twin-arginine translocase TatA/TatE family subunit, with protein MSLGFTEIILIALFILIVFGAKRIPELARAMGRASYEFKKAKEELNAESREFMEAAERAAEGEDKNTGKE; from the coding sequence ATGTCACTTGGATTTACGGAAATAATTTTGATCGCCCTGTTCATCCTCATCGTATTCGGAGCTAAGCGCATCCCCGAACTGGCGCGGGCAATGGGACGCGCATCTTATGAATTTAAAAAGGCAAAGGAGGAGTTGAACGCCGAGAGCCGCGAATTTATGGAAGCGGCGGAAAGGGCCGCCGAGGGCGAAGATAAAAATACGGGAAAAGAATGA
- a CDS encoding flavodoxin family protein — MNRRDFIKASLTAAAVTGGTLLGAPLLAAAQPANVGRKAGDKKMKILVITGSPRKNSNSGALAAQFIRGAKEAGHETARFDAALKNVHPCSACSHCGMDGPCVYQDDFSFVREHLVPADLVAFATPMYYFGISAQLKSVIDRFYALNGKIHVHKRAVLMMTYANTAASEAAPIISHYNVLLKYLGWEDAGQIIVPGVWPEGAVNNTKYVEAAYRLGKTL, encoded by the coding sequence ATGAACAGAAGAGATTTCATCAAAGCATCTTTAACGGCCGCCGCGGTCACGGGGGGCACGCTTCTCGGCGCGCCGCTGCTCGCCGCCGCGCAGCCGGCAAACGTCGGAAGGAAAGCTGGCGATAAAAAAATGAAGATACTCGTGATCACCGGCAGCCCGCGCAAAAACAGCAATTCGGGCGCGCTCGCCGCGCAGTTCATCCGCGGCGCGAAGGAGGCGGGGCATGAAACCGCGCGTTTCGACGCCGCGTTAAAAAACGTACATCCCTGTTCCGCCTGCAGCCACTGCGGGATGGACGGCCCCTGCGTATATCAGGACGACTTCTCCTTCGTGCGCGAACATCTTGTCCCCGCCGATCTGGTCGCCTTCGCGACGCCGATGTATTATTTCGGGATCTCGGCGCAGCTCAAAAGCGTGATCGACCGCTTCTACGCGCTCAACGGAAAGATCCACGTCCATAAAAGGGCGGTGCTGATGATGACCTACGCCAATACCGCCGCCTCCGAAGCGGCGCCGATCATCTCTCATTACAACGTGCTGCTGAAATACCTCGGCTGGGAGGACGCGGGGCAGATCATCGTCCCCGGGGTCTGGCCGGAGGGGGCGGTGAACAACACAAAATACGTTGAGGCGGCCTACCGGCTCGGCAAAACGCTTTAG
- a CDS encoding 4Fe-4S binding protein produces the protein MKIKFNRIAFLAAALLLIAAAAFNRDGKLLGVAPGDQKGGGTRTEWTAEDGSRVISTEGLAKDILGFGGGIPLHIYMKEGRVVRVEAQDNYETPPFFAQVESNILSAWNGLTAEEALNKEVAAVSGATISSNAVIGTFRRGMEYARGTAAEAPREGSRPGAGALAALAVALCGLFLPLFIRSPKYRPLQLLANTAVLGFWSGTFISLSLLTGFAANGVRSWNAAPALALLFAAFIMPLFGKKGHYCSWICPLGSLQELLGRIPVPKAKLPADAIKWLGRLREAVWMAMMLLMWLGVGFELMDYELFSAFLFRRAAWPVLVLAGVFFALSLVTPRPYCRFLCPTGTLIKFAQGDSSVCAASAPRALKLTMSAIFFVSSIMTLFRMP, from the coding sequence ATGAAAATAAAATTCAACCGGATCGCCTTTCTCGCTGCCGCGCTGCTGTTGATCGCGGCAGCCGCGTTCAACAGGGACGGAAAGCTGTTGGGCGTCGCTCCGGGCGATCAGAAGGGCGGGGGAACACGGACGGAATGGACGGCGGAAGACGGATCGCGCGTCATCTCCACCGAGGGGCTGGCAAAGGATATTCTGGGCTTCGGCGGCGGCATCCCGCTTCACATATATATGAAAGAGGGGCGCGTCGTCCGCGTCGAGGCACAGGATAATTACGAGACGCCGCCCTTTTTCGCGCAGGTGGAAAGCAATATCCTCTCCGCCTGGAACGGCCTGACGGCGGAGGAGGCGCTGAACAAAGAGGTCGCGGCGGTGAGCGGCGCGACGATATCGTCAAACGCCGTGATCGGGACCTTCCGGCGCGGCATGGAATACGCGCGGGGAACGGCGGCGGAAGCTCCGCGCGAAGGGAGCCGCCCCGGGGCCGGCGCTTTGGCGGCGCTCGCCGTGGCTCTCTGCGGACTGTTTCTTCCCCTATTCATAAGGTCGCCCAAATACCGCCCCCTCCAGCTGCTGGCCAACACCGCGGTCCTCGGCTTTTGGAGCGGGACCTTCATCTCGCTCTCATTGCTGACCGGCTTCGCCGCCAACGGGGTAAGGTCATGGAATGCCGCGCCGGCGCTTGCGCTTCTCTTTGCCGCCTTCATCATGCCCCTCTTCGGAAAAAAGGGACACTATTGTTCGTGGATATGCCCGCTCGGCTCGCTGCAGGAACTTTTAGGCCGGATACCTGTTCCCAAGGCAAAGCTTCCCGCCGACGCGATAAAATGGCTCGGCCGGCTGCGGGAGGCCGTATGGATGGCGATGATGCTGCTGATGTGGCTCGGCGTCGGCTTTGAGCTGATGGACTACGAACTCTTCTCCGCCTTCCTCTTCCGGCGCGCCGCCTGGCCGGTGCTGGTCCTCGCGGGCGTCTTTTTCGCGCTCTCGCTCGTCACGCCGCGCCCCTACTGCCGCTTCCTCTGCCCCACCGGCACGCTGATAAAATTCGCTCAGGGCGACTCGTCGGTCTGCGCCGCCTCCGCGCCGCGCGCGTTGAAACTGACAATGTCGGCCATTTTCTTTGTCTCGTCGATAATGACCCTATTCCGGATGCCATAA
- a CDS encoding carboxymuconolactone decarboxylase family protein, giving the protein MPQFKYFMISMAVLALVMAMTLLLERACSAEEMVPEWALKAQLRERSDFGRPKFEELFKGRDGARYGDEELVAVMDRFLYGDIFRRGTLTDKQRELITLAVLTTNRNLDDLKAHVKASLNIGVTPEEIKEAVYQCAPYIGFTKALEGAYAMNEAFREKKIKLPLASQATVTEKDRYAKGFVTQKSIFPAGLDGMYQSSPENRKHMAEYLASVCFGDFYTRGAIDVKMREILTLCVLSAQGGCESQVKSHVQANLNVGNDEDLMIEAITQCLPFIGFPRTLNALACVAEVVKK; this is encoded by the coding sequence ATGCCGCAGTTCAAGTATTTCATGATATCGATGGCGGTACTCGCCCTTGTTATGGCGATGACACTGCTGCTGGAAAGGGCCTGCTCAGCGGAGGAGATGGTTCCGGAATGGGCGCTGAAGGCGCAGCTGAGGGAGAGGAGCGATTTTGGCCGCCCGAAGTTTGAGGAACTCTTCAAGGGGCGCGACGGGGCGCGCTATGGCGACGAGGAGCTGGTCGCCGTCATGGACCGTTTCCTCTACGGGGATATCTTCCGGCGCGGGACGCTGACGGACAAACAGCGCGAACTCATCACGCTCGCCGTGCTGACGACGAACCGGAACCTCGACGACCTCAAGGCGCATGTGAAGGCCTCGCTCAACATCGGCGTCACGCCGGAAGAGATAAAAGAGGCGGTCTACCAGTGCGCTCCCTACATCGGATTTACCAAGGCGCTTGAGGGCGCCTACGCGATGAACGAGGCCTTCCGCGAGAAAAAGATCAAGCTGCCGCTCGCGAGCCAGGCGACGGTGACGGAAAAGGACCGTTACGCGAAGGGCTTCGTAACGCAGAAGTCCATCTTCCCCGCCGGACTTGACGGCATGTACCAGAGTTCGCCGGAAAACAGAAAACACATGGCGGAGTATCTCGCCTCCGTCTGCTTCGGAGATTTCTACACGCGCGGCGCGATAGACGTAAAAATGCGCGAGATACTCACCCTCTGCGTCCTCTCGGCGCAGGGCGGCTGCGAGAGCCAGGTCAAAAGCCATGTACAGGCCAACCTCAACGTCGGCAACGACGAAGATCTGATGATCGAGGCGATCACCCAGTGCCTGCCCTTTATCGGGTTCCCGCGCACGCTCAACGCGCTGGCCTGCGTCGCGGAAGTCGTTAAAAAATAG
- a CDS encoding MerR family transcriptional regulator: protein MGKIYITEASNKTGLSVETLRYYEKVGLIPRVERTDAGLRRYGETDCCWIEFIKCMRDAGVPIDVLVEYVLLYQQGESTRQKRSLMLAEQMRLLDEKIAELQRTREKLRMKITSH, encoded by the coding sequence GTGGGGAAAATATACATTACCGAAGCAAGCAATAAAACCGGGCTGTCGGTGGAGACACTTCGTTATTACGAAAAAGTGGGGCTGATACCGAGAGTCGAGCGCACCGATGCCGGGCTGCGCCGCTACGGGGAGACGGACTGCTGCTGGATAGAGTTCATAAAGTGCATGAGGGACGCCGGCGTTCCCATAGACGTTCTCGTCGAGTACGTCCTGCTCTATCAGCAGGGGGAGTCCACCAGGCAAAAACGGTCGCTGATGCTGGCCGAGCAGATGAGGCTGCTGGACGAGAAGATCGCCGAATTACAGCGGACGCGCGAAAAGCTGCGTATGAAAATAACGTCGCATTAA
- a CDS encoding flavodoxin gives METKMLMIAIVCAAAAGLAALGQAVKAEAAVAAEPAKILIAYYSYSGNTKAVAEQIQKATGGEIFEIKPAKAYPASYNECVDQAKKECGEGFKPQLAGALPDVSKYDVVFVGTPNWWGTMAPPVLSFLSARNFAGKTVIPFMTHGGGGVQRCEADICKAAPKAAFGKIGVFSGNGGSSVAGWIKEVVTVKR, from the coding sequence ATGGAGACAAAAATGTTAATGATCGCGATCGTATGCGCGGCGGCCGCGGGCCTCGCCGCGCTGGGACAGGCCGTCAAGGCCGAGGCCGCCGTCGCCGCGGAACCGGCGAAGATCCTGATCGCCTACTACTCGTACAGCGGCAACACGAAGGCCGTGGCGGAGCAGATACAGAAGGCGACCGGCGGAGAAATCTTTGAGATCAAGCCGGCAAAGGCCTATCCTGCAAGCTACAACGAATGCGTCGATCAGGCGAAAAAAGAGTGCGGCGAAGGCTTCAAGCCGCAGCTTGCGGGGGCGCTGCCGGACGTCTCCAAATACGACGTGGTCTTCGTCGGCACCCCGAACTGGTGGGGCACGATGGCGCCGCCCGTCCTCAGCTTCCTCTCCGCCCGTAATTTTGCCGGCAAGACCGTCATCCCGTTCATGACGCACGGCGGCGGCGGAGTCCAGCGCTGCGAGGCCGACATCTGCAAGGCGGCTCCGAAAGCGGCCTTTGGAAAGATCGGCGTCTTCTCCGGGAACGGCGGCTCCTCTGTGGCGGGCTGGATCAAGGAAGTCGTAACGGTCAAAAGATAG
- a CDS encoding cupin domain-containing protein has translation MMMIKIIALSAILLSVLFTVAVREAKAEGREVPKVSPFPIGEENRGFAQYFSGRSWLAPLAADRRLNVPIFNVTFEPGCRNNWHVHTGGQVLIAAGGVGYYQERGKTARRLVPGDVVEIAPDVEHWHGAAPDSWFSHLAIECNPGSNKNTWLEPVTEEDYKAAAKGK, from the coding sequence ATGATGATGATAAAAATAATAGCGCTGTCCGCAATACTTCTCTCCGTTTTATTTACTGTCGCCGTTAGAGAGGCGAAGGCGGAAGGCAGAGAAGTCCCGAAAGTCAGCCCATTTCCCATAGGCGAAGAAAACAGGGGATTCGCGCAGTATTTCAGCGGAAGGTCGTGGCTCGCGCCTCTGGCGGCCGACAGGCGGCTTAACGTCCCCATATTCAACGTCACCTTCGAGCCCGGATGCCGCAACAACTGGCACGTTCACACGGGCGGGCAGGTGCTGATCGCCGCCGGAGGCGTCGGCTACTATCAGGAGCGCGGCAAAACGGCCCGCCGCCTCGTGCCCGGCGACGTCGTCGAGATCGCGCCGGATGTGGAACACTGGCACGGAGCCGCGCCTGACAGTTGGTTCTCACATCTTGCGATCGAGTGCAACCCCGGCAGCAACAAAAACACCTGGCTGGAACCGGTGACGGAGGAGGACTACAAAGCCGCGGCGAAGGGGAAATAG
- a CDS encoding class I SAM-dependent methyltransferase, translating into MKLTGVEETTLIPLWARAYETTRKGEHLIEDPTAAELINKIDYDFSKFAEGKLSQAGVAVRSAILDREARRFFAEHPKAICINLACGLDTRFQRVDNGSIQWYNLDLPHVMQLRSELIPNTNEREHEITASLFDESWPGMVPRNGEDVLIIMEGASMYFSKEQMCQFFSLAAEHFPGAFLLMEVMTPFMIKQQKHHDTVDTKKAPFLWGVTDGKEIETLHKKLRFLRQWTFYEGFRRRWGLFGLLSLIPWWNQNCNDKIVCLEIKK; encoded by the coding sequence ATGAAACTTACAGGCGTAGAAGAAACGACCCTGATCCCGCTATGGGCCAGAGCTTACGAAACAACTAGAAAAGGCGAGCATTTGATTGAAGATCCGACGGCGGCGGAACTGATAAATAAAATAGATTATGATTTCAGCAAATTTGCTGAAGGCAAGCTATCTCAGGCCGGCGTGGCGGTACGCAGCGCTATTCTGGACAGAGAAGCGAGGCGTTTTTTCGCGGAGCATCCGAAAGCTATCTGTATCAACCTGGCCTGCGGCCTGGATACCAGATTCCAACGGGTGGACAATGGCAGTATTCAGTGGTACAACCTTGATCTGCCGCATGTGATGCAGCTGCGGTCAGAGCTTATCCCCAATACAAATGAACGGGAACATGAGATCACAGCCTCTCTATTCGATGAAAGCTGGCCCGGCATGGTGCCTCGCAACGGTGAAGACGTCCTAATTATTATGGAAGGGGCATCCATGTATTTCAGTAAAGAACAGATGTGTCAATTTTTTTCTCTCGCGGCAGAGCATTTCCCCGGCGCTTTTTTATTAATGGAAGTCATGACGCCCTTTATGATCAAACAACAAAAGCACCATGATACGGTGGACACAAAGAAGGCCCCCTTTTTGTGGGGCGTGACGGACGGCAAAGAGATAGAAACGCTGCATAAGAAGCTGCGGTTTTTGCGGCAGTGGACGTTTTACGAAGGCTTTAGAAGACGGTGGGGCTTATTCGGCCTGTTGTCGCTGATCCCCTGGTGGAATCAAAACTGCAACGATAAAATCGTTTGCCTGGAGATCAAAAAATAA